Proteins from one Paenibacillus sp. J23TS9 genomic window:
- a CDS encoding beta-galactosidase has protein sequence MLIFYDKSFPYEGARPGEQELHMLQEAGQVADADGLESALNETAGGTLVMLHAPYVPKQAWTAVLAFLKRGGNLVSLGGAPFKRPVRKSEGEWKVEAEQTAYHQQLHIHEALRVESDPVKLLKADTLNPLFEGHEALFEVADTWNLVPHVTKNVELPHQMGSAGSMDTQISAVFKGISAEGREVAAPAVLWENSRGPFAGGRWLFVNQNVGKHFWEQGGAEALLEWAAYCSHGVTEWSLKPGYAAYLPGERAVLTLQAQDLGRDVGEQLTEWNFSITVLHQDEQDPVFTTEVSIQAGHELEVLRIPVPAEIKPGMYTVECRAESEHGETRLLKQGYWGHDADLLSEGTPVTCGRDYFIKDGRPLPVVGMTYMASDVARKFLFLPNAAVWDRDMAQMAHAGINWIRTGIWTAYRNVMQSDGHASEEVLRSIDAFLLTAKKHGLQVTFTFFSFTPEPWEGLNPYLDPRSLEAQKRFIRSITLRHKATSNVDWDLINEPSMFDPERIFSDGPRSARDPFEKAAFVEWLKNRHRDISALQERWNMTPEQLPDFTAAVPPEASEINFDIQDIHSGKKGTRWLDYVLFSMDMHNRWASELTGAIKRDNADQLVTVGQDEALGASRPSPFFYGEAVDYTTVHSWWLNDQLVWDGIFAKTVDKPNLIQETGIMYVETPDGRAKRSEKELRSILERKYAYAFSTGGAGAIHWIWNTNFYMDNANESHIGALRADGTEKPEADVSYDFGSFIGKTRDLFVERQLEDVVAIFPYSNDFSNRKLAFEATTRLTRILSYELKVPFRAVGEYQIDDLRQDAPPKLILLPSAHNIADEAFERLLDYIKESGSTLLVTGPIGLDDYWHPTSRLEKELGQFENGTRMLSNVLREEVLDLDGKQLPVSFGSRKIAQLLKEIPGGQGGVNGAAQTANTEPTKLIKMSIGNGQMFFCPLPVEMNDREETVTELYRYVLAEAGYKPEIKWVSGGVSGIYGRKLLYKEGALYIFVSEQAMNTPVAVKDETTGKTYAFELEKERSVLFAVDGHGELLSVYRPHEVSVEVR, from the coding sequence ATGTTGATATTTTACGATAAATCTTTTCCGTATGAGGGAGCACGGCCGGGAGAGCAGGAGCTTCACATGCTGCAGGAAGCGGGCCAAGTAGCAGATGCTGATGGACTTGAGTCTGCGCTGAACGAGACTGCGGGAGGTACACTGGTGATGCTGCATGCACCTTATGTGCCGAAGCAGGCATGGACGGCCGTACTGGCCTTCTTGAAGCGCGGTGGCAACCTGGTCAGCCTGGGCGGGGCACCGTTCAAACGTCCGGTAAGAAAGTCAGAGGGCGAATGGAAGGTTGAAGCAGAGCAGACTGCATATCATCAGCAGCTTCATATACATGAGGCGCTGCGCGTCGAGTCGGATCCGGTAAAGCTGCTGAAGGCAGATACACTGAATCCGCTGTTTGAAGGCCATGAGGCGCTGTTCGAAGTGGCGGACACCTGGAACCTGGTTCCGCATGTTACAAAAAATGTTGAGCTGCCTCATCAGATGGGCTCGGCTGGTTCGATGGATACGCAAATTTCAGCCGTGTTCAAGGGTATCTCGGCTGAGGGGCGTGAAGTTGCTGCGCCTGCGGTCCTGTGGGAGAACAGCAGGGGACCTTTTGCCGGTGGACGCTGGCTGTTTGTCAATCAAAACGTGGGTAAGCATTTTTGGGAACAGGGCGGAGCGGAAGCGCTGCTGGAGTGGGCTGCATATTGCAGTCATGGCGTCACCGAGTGGAGCCTTAAGCCAGGTTATGCAGCTTATCTGCCAGGAGAACGCGCAGTCCTGACGCTGCAGGCGCAGGATCTTGGGCGCGATGTTGGAGAGCAGCTGACGGAATGGAACTTCTCCATTACCGTACTTCATCAGGATGAGCAGGATCCCGTCTTTACAACAGAGGTTTCCATTCAAGCTGGTCATGAGCTTGAGGTACTGCGCATTCCTGTTCCAGCTGAGATTAAGCCGGGAATGTATACGGTAGAGTGCCGGGCGGAGTCAGAGCATGGAGAGACACGTCTTCTGAAGCAGGGGTATTGGGGACATGATGCTGACTTGCTTAGTGAAGGGACTCCGGTAACTTGTGGTCGCGACTATTTTATTAAAGATGGAAGACCGTTGCCTGTCGTAGGTATGACCTATATGGCATCCGATGTAGCACGTAAATTTTTGTTTTTACCGAATGCGGCAGTTTGGGACCGGGATATGGCTCAGATGGCCCATGCGGGCATCAACTGGATCCGGACCGGAATCTGGACCGCATACCGCAATGTCATGCAATCGGATGGACATGCCTCCGAGGAGGTACTGCGTTCCATTGACGCTTTCCTGCTGACTGCGAAGAAGCATGGATTACAGGTAACCTTTACATTCTTCTCCTTTACACCGGAGCCATGGGAAGGTCTGAATCCCTATTTGGATCCGCGCAGTCTTGAAGCGCAAAAACGTTTTATCCGTTCCATTACCCTGCGCCACAAGGCGACGTCCAATGTGGATTGGGATTTGATCAACGAGCCGTCGATGTTTGATCCGGAGCGTATTTTCTCGGATGGGCCGCGCTCCGCGCGTGACCCGTTTGAAAAAGCGGCATTTGTGGAATGGCTGAAAAATCGTCATAGGGATATTTCCGCTCTGCAGGAGCGTTGGAACATGACACCGGAGCAGCTACCTGATTTTACGGCTGCAGTACCGCCGGAGGCTTCAGAGATCAACTTCGATATTCAGGATATCCACTCGGGCAAGAAGGGTACCCGCTGGCTGGATTATGTGCTCTTCTCTATGGATATGCATAACCGCTGGGCATCCGAGCTTACAGGAGCTATCAAGCGGGATAACGCGGATCAGCTCGTGACTGTAGGCCAGGACGAGGCGCTTGGCGCATCGCGGCCATCACCGTTTTTCTATGGCGAAGCCGTAGATTATACAACAGTTCACTCCTGGTGGCTTAATGACCAGTTAGTGTGGGACGGTATCTTTGCCAAGACCGTGGACAAGCCGAACCTGATTCAGGAAACCGGCATTATGTATGTGGAAACACCAGACGGACGTGCCAAACGGAGTGAGAAGGAGCTTCGCTCCATCCTGGAACGTAAGTATGCATATGCATTCTCAACCGGGGGCGCAGGCGCAATCCACTGGATTTGGAATACCAACTTTTATATGGATAATGCCAATGAGTCACATATCGGAGCCTTGCGTGCCGATGGTACTGAGAAGCCGGAAGCGGATGTGTCCTATGACTTCGGCAGCTTTATAGGCAAGACCCGCGACTTGTTCGTGGAACGCCAGCTTGAAGACGTGGTCGCTATCTTCCCGTACTCCAATGACTTCTCCAACCGTAAGCTGGCCTTTGAAGCAACGACGCGCTTGACCCGGATTCTATCCTACGAGCTGAAGGTACCCTTCCGCGCAGTAGGCGAGTACCAGATCGACGATCTCAGACAGGATGCTCCTCCCAAGCTGATTCTACTGCCAAGCGCGCACAACATCGCTGATGAGGCATTCGAGCGCCTGCTGGACTATATCAAGGAGAGCGGATCTACGCTGCTTGTGACAGGACCGATTGGCCTGGATGATTACTGGCATCCAACAAGCCGCTTAGAGAAAGAGTTGGGACAATTCGAGAATGGTACCCGCATGCTCAGCAATGTGCTGAGAGAAGAGGTGCTGGACCTAGACGGGAAACAACTGCCGGTATCTTTTGGAAGTCGAAAAATTGCCCAGCTGCTTAAGGAAATTCCTGGCGGACAAGGCGGCGTTAACGGCGCGGCTCAGACGGCAAATACAGAGCCAACCAAGCTTATTAAAATGTCCATTGGGAATGGACAAATGTTTTTCTGTCCGCTGCCTGTTGAAATGAATGACCGTGAAGAGACGGTTACCGAGCTATACCGTTATGTCCTCGCTGAGGCGGGTTACAAACCGGAAATCAAGTGGGTTTCAGGGGGAGTTTCTGGAATTTACGGCAGAAAGCTTCTATATAAAGAGGGCGCGCTTTATATCTTCGTTTCCGAGCAGGCGATGAATACGCCGGTAGCTGTCAAGGATGAAACGACTGGAAAAACATATGCCTTTGAACTCGAAAAGGAACGCTCTGTGTTGTTCGCGGTAGATGGACATGGAGAGCTATTGTCAGTGTACCGTCCGCATGAAGTGAGCGTTGAAGTAAGGTAG
- a CDS encoding glycoside hydrolase family 125 protein: protein MTTVLPAAIQKAMKKADETLQNEKLAKMFRQCYPNTLETTTRLLDDGTTFVFTGDIPAMWLRDSSAQVRQYLPFAKEDKDLQRLIGGLVSRQVECILIDPYANAFNEQPNYKSWDQDLTEMGPWIWERKYEIDSLCYPIQLSYLYWKATGNTDIFDAKYRKAAKSIIALWKTEQNHFEDSQYLFARTQGPKSDTLRNNRKGMPVNYTGMTWSGFRPSDDACTFGYLVPSNMFAVVVLGYMEEIAREIYKDEDWEEAAAVLKEEIDFGIQTYGTYRHPKYGKIYAYETDGFGNHNLMDDANVPSLLSIPYIGYADKNDPVYQNTRRFILSEENPYYYEGTAAKGIGSPHTPDRYIWHISLAMQALTSIDEAEVQEIVETILRTDADTGFMHEGFHVDDPSQFTRPWFAWANSIFAELIWGLIEEGKIKL from the coding sequence ATGACAACTGTATTACCAGCTGCCATTCAAAAGGCGATGAAGAAAGCAGATGAAACGCTGCAAAACGAAAAACTGGCAAAGATGTTCCGTCAATGCTATCCTAACACTTTGGAAACCACCACGCGTCTGCTTGATGATGGCACGACTTTTGTATTTACCGGCGATATTCCGGCAATGTGGCTGCGTGATTCCAGTGCCCAGGTACGCCAGTACCTGCCGTTTGCTAAAGAGGACAAGGATTTGCAGCGTCTGATTGGCGGACTGGTAAGCCGTCAGGTGGAATGCATCCTCATTGATCCATATGCGAATGCGTTCAACGAACAACCGAACTATAAAAGCTGGGATCAGGATTTGACGGAGATGGGTCCTTGGATTTGGGAACGCAAATATGAGATTGATTCGCTTTGCTACCCGATACAGCTGAGCTATCTTTACTGGAAGGCGACAGGCAACACGGATATTTTCGACGCCAAATACAGAAAGGCTGCAAAGTCGATCATCGCGCTTTGGAAAACGGAACAAAATCACTTTGAAGATTCCCAATATTTATTTGCACGTACGCAAGGACCGAAATCGGACACGCTCCGTAACAACCGCAAAGGGATGCCGGTGAACTATACCGGAATGACCTGGTCAGGCTTCCGCCCAAGCGATGATGCCTGCACGTTCGGGTATCTGGTTCCTTCCAATATGTTTGCTGTTGTTGTTCTTGGCTACATGGAGGAAATTGCCCGGGAAATTTACAAAGATGAGGACTGGGAAGAAGCAGCGGCTGTGCTGAAGGAAGAAATCGACTTTGGTATCCAAACATATGGCACCTACCGCCATCCGAAGTACGGCAAGATCTATGCTTATGAAACCGACGGCTTCGGCAATCATAATCTGATGGATGATGCCAACGTGCCAAGCCTGCTGTCCATTCCGTATATCGGCTATGCGGACAAAAATGATCCGGTATACCAGAATACCAGACGTTTCATCCTGAGTGAAGAGAATCCTTATTATTATGAAGGCACAGCCGCTAAAGGCATCGGCAGCCCGCATACGCCTGACCGCTATATTTGGCACATCAGCCTGGCTATGCAGGCACTGACATCTATAGATGAAGCCGAGGTACAGGAAATCGTTGAAACCATTCTGCGTACAGATGCCGATACTGGCTTTATGCATGAAGGATTCCATGTGGATGATCCATCACAGTTTACGCGCCCTTGGTTTGCATGGGCTAACAGCATCTTCGCTGAACTGATCTGGGGACTTATTGAAGAAGGAAAAATAAAGCTATAA
- a CDS encoding peptide-binding protein, protein MASKKKWLSLMVSLSVVSALFVGCGDSKTVDAPKDEPKKEEAAKTDDKPAESGEPTQGGTLTVGTFSDIVSVNPIFVQDTASGDAEQFLYAKLFDYDKEGNVVAEPWSLAAEPMKISEDGLTYEVKLKDNLKWSDGQPITADDVKFTLETIMNPETGSPAISNFDKVSKIEAVDAQNLKITMKQVYAPFKYSLAAEIAPQHVLKDIKVTEMQKNPYGTDPAKTVTSGPWKWTEWKQKEYLKFEANSDYWGPKPNISTVVYKIYADQNTEVQALIKGDIDLVSGVPVTQLDAVKKIDSINVASLPGPQYEFVGLNRKPENFKDKFVPWEGQKTRQAMAYAVNRQGMVDNVLKGVGQLMNAPFMPNSWADPGDAAVNYQFDPEKAKQLLAEEGWKAGSDGILVKDGHRFSFELQYNSGNSRREQVSLVMQQNFKDVGIEMIPKAIDFAAWNEQNLTPGKFNAILLGWSLNSPDPDGESTFSSKFFAPTGQNMVFYKNDKLDKLWEEGTKVVDQEKRKEVYKEIATEISTDLPYIFLYQYGTPQAHSKKIKFNEEDAPISNLAYGEFFHVIKWWMGDAK, encoded by the coding sequence ATGGCAAGTAAGAAAAAATGGTTGTCTTTGATGGTATCATTGTCTGTTGTCAGTGCTCTTTTCGTAGGTTGCGGCGATTCCAAAACTGTAGATGCTCCGAAGGACGAGCCTAAGAAAGAAGAAGCGGCAAAAACGGATGACAAGCCGGCTGAAAGTGGAGAGCCTACACAAGGTGGAACACTGACAGTAGGTACTTTCTCCGACATCGTTAGCGTGAACCCGATCTTCGTACAGGATACGGCTTCCGGTGATGCTGAGCAGTTCCTCTATGCAAAATTGTTCGACTATGACAAAGAAGGAAATGTCGTAGCTGAGCCTTGGTCCCTGGCCGCTGAGCCTATGAAAATCTCTGAAGATGGCCTCACTTACGAAGTTAAGCTGAAGGACAATCTGAAATGGAGCGACGGACAGCCAATTACAGCTGACGACGTGAAATTTACGCTTGAAACAATCATGAATCCAGAAACGGGTTCACCAGCAATCTCCAACTTTGACAAAGTATCAAAAATCGAAGCTGTAGACGCTCAAAACCTGAAAATTACCATGAAGCAAGTATATGCTCCATTCAAATACAGCCTTGCTGCGGAAATTGCACCGCAACATGTGCTCAAAGATATTAAAGTTACGGAAATGCAAAAAAATCCATACGGAACAGATCCTGCAAAAACCGTTACAAGCGGACCATGGAAATGGACGGAATGGAAACAAAAAGAATATTTGAAATTCGAAGCAAATTCGGATTACTGGGGTCCTAAGCCAAACATTTCAACTGTTGTCTACAAAATCTATGCTGACCAAAACACAGAGGTTCAAGCACTGATCAAAGGCGACATCGACTTGGTAAGCGGCGTTCCTGTAACTCAGCTGGATGCAGTTAAGAAAATTGATTCCATCAATGTTGCATCCCTGCCAGGACCGCAATATGAGTTCGTAGGTCTGAACCGTAAGCCAGAAAACTTCAAGGACAAATTCGTTCCTTGGGAAGGCCAAAAAACAAGACAAGCGATGGCTTATGCCGTCAACCGTCAAGGTATGGTCGACAACGTTCTGAAGGGCGTTGGACAGCTGATGAACGCTCCGTTTATGCCTAATTCCTGGGCTGATCCAGGCGACGCAGCAGTAAACTACCAGTTCGATCCGGAAAAAGCTAAGCAATTGCTTGCTGAAGAAGGATGGAAAGCCGGCAGTGACGGCATTCTGGTCAAAGACGGACACCGCTTCTCCTTCGAGTTGCAATATAACTCGGGCAACAGCCGTCGTGAACAAGTTTCGTTGGTAATGCAGCAAAACTTCAAGGATGTTGGTATCGAAATGATTCCTAAAGCGATCGATTTCGCAGCATGGAATGAGCAAAACCTGACTCCTGGTAAATTTAACGCAATCCTGCTCGGCTGGTCTCTGAACAGCCCGGATCCGGACGGAGAATCTACGTTCAGTTCCAAGTTCTTTGCTCCGACAGGACAAAACATGGTCTTCTACAAAAACGATAAGCTTGACAAGTTGTGGGAAGAAGGAACTAAAGTTGTAGACCAAGAAAAACGTAAAGAAGTTTACAAAGAAATCGCAACTGAAATTTCTACAGATCTTCCATACATTTTCTTGTATCAATACGGTACACCGCAAGCACACAGCAAGAAAATCAAGTTTAACGAAGAAGATGCTCCAATCTCGAACTTGGCATATGGCGAGTTCTTCCATGTGATCAAATGGTGGATGGGCGACGCTAAGTAA
- a CDS encoding ABC transporter permease, which produces MSAPNVQQSVEPQVPENTPLPPSDKPPGPWKTVWTKFRKNGFAMSGLVVLFLFILVAVFAPWIAPYKPDRIDLMIANLAPGTGNHLLGTDEVGRDIFSRLVYSSRISMFIGFSVAAITVIIGSIIGAVSGYFGGWVDTIFMRIVDVMNSIPTLFLNILVMAIFGTKISYMIMILAFTSWTGVARLVRGNFLQLREMQYVEAAKAIGVSSGGIIFRHLMRNASFPIIVNATLMVGGAILSESGLSYLGLGIQAPATSWGLMLSNSQEFMLTNPMQAVYPGLCILIVVLAVNFIGDGIRDALDPRQKNSRGRLAKWRKSFSKSGI; this is translated from the coding sequence ATGTCCGCACCGAATGTGCAGCAGTCTGTTGAACCGCAGGTGCCGGAGAACACTCCGCTTCCTCCGAGCGACAAACCACCGGGTCCATGGAAAACAGTGTGGACCAAATTCAGAAAAAATGGCTTTGCGATGTCAGGCCTTGTCGTATTGTTTCTGTTTATATTAGTTGCAGTTTTCGCGCCTTGGATAGCTCCTTACAAGCCAGACAGGATTGACCTTATGATCGCCAACCTGGCTCCAGGAACAGGAAATCATCTTTTGGGTACAGACGAAGTCGGGCGGGATATTTTCTCTCGCTTGGTTTATAGCAGTCGCATTTCCATGTTCATCGGTTTCTCGGTCGCTGCGATCACGGTTATCATCGGCTCCATTATCGGGGCGGTTTCCGGCTACTTCGGTGGATGGGTCGATACTATCTTCATGCGCATAGTCGATGTCATGAACTCGATTCCAACACTTTTCCTGAACATTCTCGTTATGGCCATTTTCGGTACGAAGATATCGTATATGATCATGATCTTGGCATTTACCAGCTGGACAGGTGTCGCCCGTCTCGTACGGGGCAACTTCCTGCAGCTGCGCGAAATGCAGTATGTCGAAGCTGCCAAAGCAATCGGTGTTTCCAGCGGGGGCATCATCTTCAGGCATCTGATGCGTAATGCAAGCTTTCCGATTATTGTCAATGCAACATTGATGGTAGGCGGCGCTATTTTATCGGAATCGGGTCTTTCTTACCTTGGACTCGGTATCCAGGCTCCTGCCACAAGCTGGGGACTCATGCTGAGCAACTCGCAGGAGTTCATGCTTACCAATCCAATGCAGGCGGTTTATCCGGGTCTTTGTATCCTGATTGTCGTGCTTGCTGTTAACTTCATTGGCGATGGCATTCGTGATGCCCTCGATCCAAGACAGAAAAATTCCCGGGGGAGGTTAGCTAAATGGCGGAAAAGCTTCTCGAAGTCCGGAATCTAA
- a CDS encoding ABC transporter permease, whose amino-acid sequence MTEYLIRRILQSILVLFLISLVTFGLIHAAPGGPTQMMISPGMSPAAAKVQMHNLGLDKSVPEQYWIWIKNLLTGDLGKTFKNNIPVGDILWPTMKNTFVLMSFSWVISMIIAIPWGIYNSTKPYGISDQTANFVSYVGFAMPAFWFGIILQQIFSLQLNWLPLSDMYAMDKQGNFIDLLYHLILPCSVLILANLAAYSKYSRSSMLEVLEQDYIRTARAKGVPERKVIFRHALRNALIPIITVLGMELPSLVVGATLTESVFNWPGMGRLFVDMARAREYSVLMAIALVTAVVVVLGNLIADILYKLVDPRVQLGRKGGKSA is encoded by the coding sequence ATGACTGAATATCTCATCCGCCGCATACTGCAATCCATACTAGTGCTTTTTTTGATTTCACTGGTAACCTTCGGACTGATTCATGCAGCTCCAGGCGGACCTACCCAGATGATGATCTCACCTGGTATGTCACCAGCAGCAGCCAAGGTGCAGATGCACAACTTGGGTCTTGATAAGTCGGTACCAGAGCAGTATTGGATTTGGATCAAAAACCTGTTAACAGGCGATCTCGGCAAGACATTCAAAAACAATATTCCTGTCGGGGATATTCTGTGGCCGACGATGAAAAACACCTTTGTATTAATGTCCTTTTCTTGGGTAATCTCCATGATTATCGCAATTCCATGGGGGATTTATAACAGTACGAAGCCTTACGGTATTTCTGATCAAACGGCTAACTTTGTCTCGTATGTCGGGTTTGCAATGCCGGCGTTTTGGTTTGGTATTATTTTGCAGCAGATATTTTCATTACAGCTCAACTGGCTTCCGTTATCGGATATGTATGCCATGGATAAGCAAGGCAACTTTATCGATTTGTTGTACCATTTGATTCTGCCATGTTCCGTTCTTATCTTGGCCAACCTCGCAGCTTACTCAAAGTATTCGCGTTCCAGCATGCTCGAAGTATTGGAACAGGATTATATTCGTACCGCGCGCGCGAAAGGTGTCCCTGAGCGCAAGGTTATTTTCCGACATGCATTACGTAATGCCCTAATTCCGATAATTACAGTGTTAGGTATGGAATTGCCATCTCTTGTCGTAGGTGCCACATTAACTGAAAGTGTATTTAACTGGCCTGGCATGGGCCGTCTGTTTGTTGATATGGCAAGAGCGAGAGAATACTCTGTGCTGATGGCAATTGCCCTGGTTACTGCCGTAGTGGTTGTACTGGGCAACCTGATCGCTGATATACTTTATAAACTTGTCGATCCACGTGTACAGCTTGGACGTAAGGGAGGAAAATCCGCATGA
- a CDS encoding alpha-mannosidase, whose protein sequence is MTSETKSKRTAHIISHTHWDREWYLPYEKHHMRLIRTMDVLMDTLEKDTEYKSFYLDGQTIILEDYLQVRPEQKERLEKYINEGRIFIGPWYILQDAFLTSGEANIRNMQIGHKDARRYGQISKIGYFPDTFGLVGQTPQLMRQSGIDNAVFGRGVKPTGFNNTVADSDYESSFSELIWEGPDGSKVLGILFANWYSNGNEVPVDPEEAKIFWDRKLADAEKYASTPELLYMNGCDHQPIQTDLAEALETARTLYPDTEFVHSNFPKYLDAVKKAKEGELSVVRGELRSQRTDGWGTLVNTASARVYLKQMNQHGQALLEKVAEPLASYARIAGQEYPHDLFTYAWKTLMQNHPHDSICGCSVDEVHREMVTRFAKSRDVAESIIEESKQAVADAVDTSVFRTFGEDTVPFVVFNTTGWKRSGTVSVDLDVQRVYFRDGGTLEEMSSRMKELDLGARAVVDAEGKPVAFTLEDLGLRFGYDLPDDKFRQPFMARAVRITLEADRIPSLGLRTYALVGGSAAEELSIQAGSLVKEGHVMENDNLRVEAAANGSITISDKRTGRVYSDLLIYEDTGDIGNEYMYKQPEGEEALTTKDLKASIRVVEDTAYRAVLEITHDWEIPASADKLLDQEQVELIYFPVRKAQRVKETVPMKISTRVTLERGGQGVKVEASFNNQAKDHRVRMLMPTDIKSSNHHVDSMFEIVTRDNNPTKEWQNPSNAQHQQAFVDVSGDGAGLTVANLGLNEYEVLRDGRNTIAVTLLRSVGELGDWGHFLTPEAQCLGEHTVHLELIPHSGDGVDTGAYQEAYQFQIPWTVSQTGLHEGTIPAEHTSITWESKNLAFSSWKVNEESGDDMLRWFNMKPEPSTLELQLTNQNSSVYKTTILEESSEDQLEAHANRIELPVGSCEIVTAGVRHLS, encoded by the coding sequence ATGACATCTGAGACTAAGTCTAAAAGAACCGCACATATTATTTCACATACCCACTGGGACAGAGAATGGTATCTGCCATACGAAAAGCATCACATGCGTTTGATCCGGACCATGGATGTACTGATGGATACTCTGGAAAAAGATACGGAATACAAAAGCTTTTATCTGGATGGACAAACGATCATCCTGGAGGACTATCTTCAAGTTCGTCCCGAGCAGAAGGAACGTCTGGAGAAGTATATCAACGAAGGCCGTATTTTCATCGGGCCATGGTATATTCTGCAGGATGCATTCCTGACCAGCGGCGAGGCTAACATCCGCAATATGCAGATCGGGCACAAGGATGCCCGCCGTTATGGACAAATATCCAAGATCGGCTATTTCCCTGATACATTTGGTCTTGTAGGACAGACACCGCAGCTTATGCGCCAATCCGGCATTGATAATGCCGTGTTCGGCCGCGGCGTTAAACCGACGGGCTTTAACAACACCGTTGCTGACTCTGATTATGAATCTTCGTTCTCCGAACTGATCTGGGAAGGTCCGGACGGCTCCAAGGTACTGGGGATTCTCTTTGCCAACTGGTATAGCAACGGCAACGAGGTACCCGTAGATCCGGAGGAAGCGAAAATTTTCTGGGACAGAAAGCTGGCTGATGCTGAAAAATATGCATCGACCCCTGAGCTGTTATACATGAACGGATGCGACCATCAGCCAATCCAGACAGATTTGGCCGAGGCGCTCGAAACCGCGCGGACGCTATATCCGGATACGGAATTCGTGCATTCCAACTTCCCTAAGTACCTGGATGCGGTGAAGAAGGCCAAAGAAGGCGAGCTGTCCGTCGTTCGCGGCGAACTCCGCAGCCAGCGTACCGATGGCTGGGGAACGCTCGTCAATACGGCTTCGGCACGTGTTTACTTGAAGCAGATGAACCAGCATGGACAGGCACTGCTTGAAAAGGTGGCAGAACCGCTGGCTTCGTACGCCCGCATCGCTGGCCAGGAGTATCCGCATGATCTGTTTACGTATGCATGGAAAACGCTGATGCAGAACCATCCGCATGACAGCATTTGCGGCTGCAGTGTGGATGAAGTCCACCGTGAAATGGTTACGCGCTTTGCGAAAAGCCGCGATGTTGCTGAATCGATCATTGAGGAGAGCAAGCAGGCGGTAGCCGATGCGGTAGATACTTCCGTTTTCCGTACATTTGGGGAAGATACCGTTCCGTTTGTTGTATTTAATACAACCGGCTGGAAGCGCAGTGGCACCGTGTCCGTTGATCTCGATGTGCAGCGTGTATACTTCCGTGACGGAGGTACCCTTGAAGAGATGAGTAGCCGAATGAAGGAGCTTGATCTCGGGGCTCGTGCCGTTGTGGATGCGGAAGGCAAGCCAGTGGCATTTACGCTTGAGGATCTTGGTCTTCGCTTTGGTTATGATCTGCCGGATGACAAATTCCGTCAGCCATTTATGGCGCGTGCTGTTCGAATTACGTTGGAAGCGGACCGGATTCCTTCGCTTGGTCTTAGAACCTATGCTTTGGTTGGCGGATCTGCAGCCGAGGAGCTATCGATTCAAGCAGGCTCCCTTGTGAAAGAGGGACATGTCATGGAAAATGACAACCTGCGAGTGGAAGCCGCAGCAAACGGCAGCATTACCATTTCCGATAAACGTACAGGCCGTGTGTACAGCGATCTTCTGATCTATGAAGATACCGGCGATATCGGCAATGAATACATGTATAAGCAACCGGAGGGCGAAGAGGCTCTGACGACCAAAGACCTGAAAGCCTCCATTCGTGTTGTAGAGGATACGGCTTACCGTGCTGTCCTGGAGATAACCCATGATTGGGAGATTCCAGCCTCTGCCGACAAGCTGCTGGATCAGGAACAGGTAGAGTTGATCTATTTCCCTGTGCGCAAAGCGCAGCGGGTGAAGGAAACCGTTCCGATGAAAATCAGCACGCGGGTCACACTGGAACGGGGAGGCCAAGGCGTCAAGGTTGAAGCCAGCTTTAACAATCAGGCAAAAGATCATCGTGTACGGATGCTGATGCCTACGGACATCAAGTCTTCCAACCATCATGTGGACTCCATGTTCGAAATTGTGACTCGTGACAACAATCCTACCAAAGAATGGCAAAATCCAAGTAATGCGCAGCATCAGCAAGCTTTTGTTGATGTCAGCGGTGACGGGGCGGGTCTGACGGTAGCCAATCTGGGTCTGAATGAATACGAGGTGCTAAGGGACGGCCGCAACACGATTGCTGTGACACTGCTCCGTTCTGTAGGGGAGCTCGGTGACTGGGGGCATTTCCTTACACCAGAGGCTCAGTGTCTTGGAGAGCATACAGTTCATTTGGAGCTTATCCCTCACAGTGGTGATGGTGTTGATACTGGAGCTTATCAGGAAGCATATCAGTTCCAAATTCCATGGACTGTCAGCCAAACGGGACTGCATGAAGGAACCATTCCTGCAGAGCACACATCCATTACATGGGAATCCAAGAATTTGGCCTTCTCTTCTTGGAAAGTAAACGAGGAGTCTGGCGATGACATGCTGCGCTGGTTCAACATGAAGCCTGAACCAAGTACGCTGGAGCTTCAGCTCACCAATCAAAATAGTTCCGTGTACAAAACGACCATTCTCGAGGAATCCAGTGAGGATCAGCTTGAAGCGCATGCAAACCGCATCGAGCTGCCTGTTGGATCTTGTGAAATTGTAACGGCTGGTGTTCGGCATCTTTCGTAA